The proteins below come from a single Bombyx mori chromosome 19, ASM3026992v2 genomic window:
- the LOC101744742 gene encoding peptidylprolyl isomerase domain and WD repeat-containing protein 1 isoform X3: MHRDIVTHVLVTKTDFVVTASQDGHLKFWKKQEEGIEFVKHFRCHLAPISHVAANSTGTLLCTASPEKTIKVFDVVNFDMINMISIDFEPYRVEWVHSAGDPISALAVSDRNTNKIHVYDGTQASGTPLHTFETLHQTAVAVIKYNPVFETAVSVDKAGIVEYWTGPKHEYNFPKTVRFQSKLDTDLYDFVKNKTCPTALDFSPDGRKMASISLDRKVRVFHFLTGKLHKVIDESLQRFQELQHQTQQLPNMEFGRRMATERDLEKSECVSLGNVAFDCSGHFVLYGTLLGAKLVNLATNRCAATFARTENLRPLHLALFQGRLNQPKVASTLEMEGSENPALLTVKTDPTLFCTAYKKNRFYLFSKRSPDDVKGPDNDRDIFNEKPSKEDIISATEGQGVQRIYEQAVIHTTLGDIHVRIFGKDVPKTAENFCVHARNGYYNGHIFHRVIKGFMVQTGDPTGTGTGGESIWGGEFADEFRAHLKHDRPYTLSMANAGPDTNGSQFFITLAPTPWLDNKHTVFGRVTRGMEVVQNIGAAKTNPKTDKPYDDIRILSLSVK, encoded by the exons ATGCACAGGGATATTGTTACACACGTACTTGTCACAAAAACTGATTTTGTGGTAACAGCAAGTCAGGATGGTCATTTGAAATTTTGGAAGAAACAA GAAGAAGGTATAGAATTCGTAAAGCACTTCAGATGTCACTTAGCACCAATCTCCCATGTCGCAGCAAACAGCACCGGTACTTTACTCTGCACTGCATCACCAGAGAAGACAATAAAGGTGTTTGATGTTGTTAACTTTG ATATGATTAACATGATATCAATAGATTTTGAGCCATATCGAGTGGAGTGGGTGCATTCCGCTGGTGACCCCATCTCAGCTTTAGCTGT CTCGGACAGAAACACAAATAAGATTCACGTGTACGACGGCACGCAAGCTTCGGGCACTCCGCTGCACACGTTCGAGACTCTGCACCAGACCGCGGTGGCGGTCATCAAGTATAACCCGGTCTTCGAAACTGCTGTCTCCGTCGATAAG GCCGGCATAGTCGAGTACTGGACGGGTCCGAAGCACGAATACAATTTCCCCAAGACGGTGAGGTTTCAGTCGAAGCTCGACACGGACCTGTACGACTTCGTGAAGAACAAGACTTGTCCGACGGCGCTGGACTTCTCGCCGGACGGCAGAAAGATGGCCTCGATAAGCCTCGACAGGAAG GTGCGAGTGTTCCACTTCCTGACCGGCAAACTGCACAAGGTGATCGACGAGAGCCTGCAGCGGTTCCAGGAGTTGCAGCATCAGACGCAGCAGCTGCCCAACATGGAGTTCGGGAGGAG GATGGCGACGGAGCGCGACCTGGAGAAGTCTGAGTGCGTGTCGCTGGGCAACGTGGCGTTCGACTGCAGCGGACACTTCGTGCTGTACGGCACGCTGCTGGGCGCCAAGCTCGTCAACCTGGCCACCAACCGCTGCGCCGCCACCTTCGCCAGGACGGAGAACCTCAGGCCGCTGCACCTCGCACTCTTCCAG GGCCGCCTCAACCAGCCCAAGGTGGCGTCGACCCTCGAAATGGAGGGCTCCGAGAACCCCGCGCTGCTGACCGTGAAGACGGACCCCACGCTGTTCTGCACGGCCTACAAGAAGAACAGGTTCTATCTGTTCTCCAAGCGCAGCCCCGACGACGTCAAGGGCCCGGACAACGACAGAGACATCTTCAACGAGAAGCCGTCCAAGGAGGATATCATCTCCGCCACCGAGGGCCAAG GAGTCCAGCGGATCTACGAGCAGGCGGTCATACACACGACGCTGGGCGACATCCACGTGCGGATCTTCGGGAAGGACGTCCCGAAGACGGCCGAGAACTTCTGCGTCCACGCCAGGAACGGCTACTACAACGGACACATCTTCCACCGGGTCATCAAGGGCTTCATGGTGCAGACCGGGGACCCCACAG GCACCGGCACGGGCGGGGAGAGCATCTGGGGCGGCGAGTTCGCGGACGAGTTCCGCGCGCACCTCAAGCACGACCGGCCCTACACGCTCAGCATGGCCAACGCCGGGCCCGACACCAACGGCAGCCAGTTCTTCATCACGCTGGCGCCCACG CCGTGGCTGGACAACAAGCACACGGTGTTCGGTCGCGTGACGCGCGGCATGGAGGTCGTGCAGAACATCGGCGCCGCCAAGACCAACCCCAAGACCGACAAGCCCTACGACGACATCAGGATCCTGTCGCTCTCCGTCAAGTGA
- the LOC101744742 gene encoding peptidylprolyl isomerase domain and WD repeat-containing protein 1 isoform X1: MSAEKRTADDEKAAGECDGDDPENWIGPMPSEAVKPKQKKRKVLEFETLYLENLPSSETYERSFMHRDIVTHVLVTKTDFVVTASQDGHLKFWKKQEEGIEFVKHFRCHLAPISHVAANSTGTLLCTASPEKTIKVFDVVNFDMINMISIDFEPYRVEWVHSAGDPISALAVSDRNTNKIHVYDGTQASGTPLHTFETLHQTAVAVIKYNPVFETAVSVDKAGIVEYWTGPKHEYNFPKTVRFQSKLDTDLYDFVKNKTCPTALDFSPDGRKMASISLDRKVRVFHFLTGKLHKVIDESLQRFQELQHQTQQLPNMEFGRRMATERDLEKSECVSLGNVAFDCSGHFVLYGTLLGAKLVNLATNRCAATFARTENLRPLHLALFQGRLNQPKVASTLEMEGSENPALLTVKTDPTLFCTAYKKNRFYLFSKRSPDDVKGPDNDRDIFNEKPSKEDIISATEGQGVQRIYEQAVIHTTLGDIHVRIFGKDVPKTAENFCVHARNGYYNGHIFHRVIKGFMVQTGDPTGTGTGGESIWGGEFADEFRAHLKHDRPYTLSMANAGPDTNGSQFFITLAPTPWLDNKHTVFGRVTRGMEVVQNIGAAKTNPKTDKPYDDIRILSLSVK; this comes from the exons atgtCCGCCGAGAAAAGAACAGCCGATGACGAAAAAGCTGCTGGAGAATGTGACGGTGATGATCCAGAAAACTGGATTGGACCAATGCCTTCAGAGGCGGTAAaacccaaacaaaaaaaacgaaaag TATTAGAATTTGAAACACTATACCTGGAGAATTTGCCTTCATCAGAAACATATGAAAGAAGTTTCATGCACAGGGATATTGTTACACACGTACTTGTCACAAAAACTGATTTTGTGGTAACAGCAAGTCAGGATGGTCATTTGAAATTTTGGAAGAAACAA GAAGAAGGTATAGAATTCGTAAAGCACTTCAGATGTCACTTAGCACCAATCTCCCATGTCGCAGCAAACAGCACCGGTACTTTACTCTGCACTGCATCACCAGAGAAGACAATAAAGGTGTTTGATGTTGTTAACTTTG ATATGATTAACATGATATCAATAGATTTTGAGCCATATCGAGTGGAGTGGGTGCATTCCGCTGGTGACCCCATCTCAGCTTTAGCTGT CTCGGACAGAAACACAAATAAGATTCACGTGTACGACGGCACGCAAGCTTCGGGCACTCCGCTGCACACGTTCGAGACTCTGCACCAGACCGCGGTGGCGGTCATCAAGTATAACCCGGTCTTCGAAACTGCTGTCTCCGTCGATAAG GCCGGCATAGTCGAGTACTGGACGGGTCCGAAGCACGAATACAATTTCCCCAAGACGGTGAGGTTTCAGTCGAAGCTCGACACGGACCTGTACGACTTCGTGAAGAACAAGACTTGTCCGACGGCGCTGGACTTCTCGCCGGACGGCAGAAAGATGGCCTCGATAAGCCTCGACAGGAAG GTGCGAGTGTTCCACTTCCTGACCGGCAAACTGCACAAGGTGATCGACGAGAGCCTGCAGCGGTTCCAGGAGTTGCAGCATCAGACGCAGCAGCTGCCCAACATGGAGTTCGGGAGGAG GATGGCGACGGAGCGCGACCTGGAGAAGTCTGAGTGCGTGTCGCTGGGCAACGTGGCGTTCGACTGCAGCGGACACTTCGTGCTGTACGGCACGCTGCTGGGCGCCAAGCTCGTCAACCTGGCCACCAACCGCTGCGCCGCCACCTTCGCCAGGACGGAGAACCTCAGGCCGCTGCACCTCGCACTCTTCCAG GGCCGCCTCAACCAGCCCAAGGTGGCGTCGACCCTCGAAATGGAGGGCTCCGAGAACCCCGCGCTGCTGACCGTGAAGACGGACCCCACGCTGTTCTGCACGGCCTACAAGAAGAACAGGTTCTATCTGTTCTCCAAGCGCAGCCCCGACGACGTCAAGGGCCCGGACAACGACAGAGACATCTTCAACGAGAAGCCGTCCAAGGAGGATATCATCTCCGCCACCGAGGGCCAAG GAGTCCAGCGGATCTACGAGCAGGCGGTCATACACACGACGCTGGGCGACATCCACGTGCGGATCTTCGGGAAGGACGTCCCGAAGACGGCCGAGAACTTCTGCGTCCACGCCAGGAACGGCTACTACAACGGACACATCTTCCACCGGGTCATCAAGGGCTTCATGGTGCAGACCGGGGACCCCACAG GCACCGGCACGGGCGGGGAGAGCATCTGGGGCGGCGAGTTCGCGGACGAGTTCCGCGCGCACCTCAAGCACGACCGGCCCTACACGCTCAGCATGGCCAACGCCGGGCCCGACACCAACGGCAGCCAGTTCTTCATCACGCTGGCGCCCACG CCGTGGCTGGACAACAAGCACACGGTGTTCGGTCGCGTGACGCGCGGCATGGAGGTCGTGCAGAACATCGGCGCCGCCAAGACCAACCCCAAGACCGACAAGCCCTACGACGACATCAGGATCCTGTCGCTCTCCGTCAAGTGA
- the LOC101744742 gene encoding peptidylprolyl isomerase domain and WD repeat-containing protein 1 isoform X2, translating into MSLSTNLPCRSKQHRYFTLHCITREDNKDMINMISIDFEPYRVEWVHSAGDPISALAVSDRNTNKIHVYDGTQASGTPLHTFETLHQTAVAVIKYNPVFETAVSVDKAGIVEYWTGPKHEYNFPKTVRFQSKLDTDLYDFVKNKTCPTALDFSPDGRKMASISLDRKVRVFHFLTGKLHKVIDESLQRFQELQHQTQQLPNMEFGRRMATERDLEKSECVSLGNVAFDCSGHFVLYGTLLGAKLVNLATNRCAATFARTENLRPLHLALFQGRLNQPKVASTLEMEGSENPALLTVKTDPTLFCTAYKKNRFYLFSKRSPDDVKGPDNDRDIFNEKPSKEDIISATEGQGVQRIYEQAVIHTTLGDIHVRIFGKDVPKTAENFCVHARNGYYNGHIFHRVIKGFMVQTGDPTGTGTGGESIWGGEFADEFRAHLKHDRPYTLSMANAGPDTNGSQFFITLAPTPWLDNKHTVFGRVTRGMEVVQNIGAAKTNPKTDKPYDDIRILSLSVK; encoded by the exons ATGTCACTTAGCACCAATCTCCCATGTCGCAGCAAACAGCACCGGTACTTTACTCTGCACTGCATCACCAGAGAAGACAATAAAG ATATGATTAACATGATATCAATAGATTTTGAGCCATATCGAGTGGAGTGGGTGCATTCCGCTGGTGACCCCATCTCAGCTTTAGCTGT CTCGGACAGAAACACAAATAAGATTCACGTGTACGACGGCACGCAAGCTTCGGGCACTCCGCTGCACACGTTCGAGACTCTGCACCAGACCGCGGTGGCGGTCATCAAGTATAACCCGGTCTTCGAAACTGCTGTCTCCGTCGATAAG GCCGGCATAGTCGAGTACTGGACGGGTCCGAAGCACGAATACAATTTCCCCAAGACGGTGAGGTTTCAGTCGAAGCTCGACACGGACCTGTACGACTTCGTGAAGAACAAGACTTGTCCGACGGCGCTGGACTTCTCGCCGGACGGCAGAAAGATGGCCTCGATAAGCCTCGACAGGAAG GTGCGAGTGTTCCACTTCCTGACCGGCAAACTGCACAAGGTGATCGACGAGAGCCTGCAGCGGTTCCAGGAGTTGCAGCATCAGACGCAGCAGCTGCCCAACATGGAGTTCGGGAGGAG GATGGCGACGGAGCGCGACCTGGAGAAGTCTGAGTGCGTGTCGCTGGGCAACGTGGCGTTCGACTGCAGCGGACACTTCGTGCTGTACGGCACGCTGCTGGGCGCCAAGCTCGTCAACCTGGCCACCAACCGCTGCGCCGCCACCTTCGCCAGGACGGAGAACCTCAGGCCGCTGCACCTCGCACTCTTCCAG GGCCGCCTCAACCAGCCCAAGGTGGCGTCGACCCTCGAAATGGAGGGCTCCGAGAACCCCGCGCTGCTGACCGTGAAGACGGACCCCACGCTGTTCTGCACGGCCTACAAGAAGAACAGGTTCTATCTGTTCTCCAAGCGCAGCCCCGACGACGTCAAGGGCCCGGACAACGACAGAGACATCTTCAACGAGAAGCCGTCCAAGGAGGATATCATCTCCGCCACCGAGGGCCAAG GAGTCCAGCGGATCTACGAGCAGGCGGTCATACACACGACGCTGGGCGACATCCACGTGCGGATCTTCGGGAAGGACGTCCCGAAGACGGCCGAGAACTTCTGCGTCCACGCCAGGAACGGCTACTACAACGGACACATCTTCCACCGGGTCATCAAGGGCTTCATGGTGCAGACCGGGGACCCCACAG GCACCGGCACGGGCGGGGAGAGCATCTGGGGCGGCGAGTTCGCGGACGAGTTCCGCGCGCACCTCAAGCACGACCGGCCCTACACGCTCAGCATGGCCAACGCCGGGCCCGACACCAACGGCAGCCAGTTCTTCATCACGCTGGCGCCCACG CCGTGGCTGGACAACAAGCACACGGTGTTCGGTCGCGTGACGCGCGGCATGGAGGTCGTGCAGAACATCGGCGCCGCCAAGACCAACCCCAAGACCGACAAGCCCTACGACGACATCAGGATCCTGTCGCTCTCCGTCAAGTGA
- the LOC101736835 gene encoding transcription factor JunD — protein sequence MVRNSGHSMETTFYDEQYPLSGPVENLKRPLTLDVGRGGKRSRIAAPVLSSPDLQMLKLGSPELEKLIIQNGMVTTATPTPGAPVLFPAVAPTEEQEMYARPFVEALDKLHHGEAVTPLGRRVYADLDRPLERYPTPIVKDEPQTVPSAASTPPLSPIDMDTQEKIKLERKRQRNRVAASKCRRRKLERISKLEEKVKILKGENAELAQMVVKLRDHVHRLKEQVLEHANGGCHIESHF from the coding sequence ATGGTTCGGAATTCCGGCCACAGCATGGAGACCACCTTCTATGACGAGCAATATCCTCTCAGCGGCCCTGTGGAAAACCTTAAAAGGCCCCTAACCTTGGATGTTGGGCGGGGTGGGAAACGTTCACGAATCGCTGCACCCGTTCTCTCCTCGCCAGATTTACAAATGTTGAAGCTCGGATCTCCTGAGTTGGAAAAATTGATCATTCAAAACGGTATGGTGACAACCGCTACCCCTACTCCGGGAGCGCCTGTCTTATTTCCCGCAGTAGCACCTACGGAGGAACAAGAAATGTACGCGCGACCTTTCGTCGAAGCGCTAGACAAGCTGCACCACGGCGAGGCAGTGACGCCGCTCGGACGTCGAGTATATGCCGATTTGGACAGGCCGCTAGAGCGATACCCCACTCCCATCGTGAAGGATGAGCCCCAGACGGTGCCGAGCGCGGCCAGCACGCCGCCGCTATCACCCATCGACATGGACACTCAGGAAAAGATCAAACTggagagaaagagacagaggAATCGGGTAGCCGCTTCCAAATGTAGACGACGTAAGCTGGAACGTATTTCAAAGCTGGAAGAGAAAGTGAAAATTCTTAAAGGTGAAAATGCTGAACTAGCACAGATGGTGGTGAAACTAAGGGACCACGTGCACAGGCTAAAGGAGCAGGTCCTAGAGCATGCGAATGGTGGCTGCCACATCGAGTCGCACTTCTGA